In a single window of the Eshraghiella crossota genome:
- a CDS encoding DUF6935 domain-containing protein, with the protein MSIFDKLKSTAKQAVNSAAHSIGNKQETFTFTSLPESLAEMQALPEASLDTPFKTAALTVLALCAYAADKNIGTEMLNWLRGPRPLNGQEISFINDRFRDGKTYLPFTYFKGATPDNDYTPAEPYMIVVESNHVSGEEPGYMKLFIPCGGADDPRPIKMRQRGSDGKWFLWEQYLLTGVRTPKSANPWA; encoded by the coding sequence ATGAGTATTTTTGACAAACTTAAAAGCACAGCAAAACAGGCGGTAAATTCCGCTGCACATTCTATCGGCAACAAACAGGAAACGTTTACCTTCACTTCGTTGCCTGAAAGCCTTGCAGAAATGCAGGCATTGCCGGAGGCAAGTCTTGATACACCATTTAAAACTGCGGCACTTACGGTTCTTGCTCTTTGTGCATATGCAGCAGATAAGAACATTGGGACCGAAATGTTAAACTGGCTTCGTGGACCACGTCCGTTAAATGGACAGGAGATATCATTTATTAATGATCGTTTTCGCGATGGCAAGACGTATCTGCCATTTACATATTTCAAAGGAGCTACACCGGATAACGATTATACGCCTGCCGAGCCATACATGATTGTAGTTGAAAGTAATCATGTATCAGGTGAGGAACCGGGTTATATGAAACTGTTTATTCCTTGCGGCGGTGCAGATGATCCGCGTCCAATCAAAATGCGTCAGCGTGGATCCGATGGCAAGTGGTTTTTGTGGGAACAGTACCTGCTTACCGGTGTGCGGACACCGAAATCTGCCAACCCATGGGCTTAA
- a CDS encoding InlB B-repeat-containing protein: MKKTKMRSRIISILLVLIMLLTMVPGMSVPVHAFWDDYDDGFDCPNCDHYHFGSDYMCDCLFCTIDCNYECWVETHCNDCGVCFGDTPYWCEECYKCAECMEEKHCSTCAKCYIGEDDQLCGNCYKGPCCSITICDTCGFCDDCANDDSDPMHCSLCDSCFGAVDECVDDDDTGVIHCVDCHTACEQCEECLLAKESCEDCGLCKECCEINSEDGGCPDGETCVESAEWDDHICPGCDGWVTDKEDEDEFCQTCELCKECCEGNSDCSEGMCAMDTDYADHFCEDCGLCFHDSDPCEDGCDQRCKDCCLDAVKAMGCDHDDWCFSDSDFGNHLHAEHSGAGHTHLASATWAADGTQHWHPCRYCNGEKLAAANHEYDAKGVCKVCGYISGSSIVITRQPKNVKCKTSIYDDYNEEPENGLLFYENNQVTFSVAARSLKGDELTYQWYRKDNENPTAAPYKLPDDWYYKGVTTSTLKMPVSTQACQEDYSYYCVIGRKGDASDTLKTAEAKLTATHAYSYKQAGVRVPTDDSERTPRYYVWHVNPDGSRTEAAVGNDPKCDGHKLPCLFEAGSYEAHYMTTGSKERIFPHTFVLDRSYDAVGGGRVDVLRCSVCDYIVPVKSHVHEYGWNWDYTGFTSIYEYTFNIGGSTKTVEQLILESGYAHPEKCKVPGCEEFIMVPHSWGRWNVVLCPDTTGSKGGMEAECSVCEYKETEKIDGDWTKDTAIVTVKNGRATRMIVKPGDKIRLYPEERTGQKAIGWKVEYLREYNVSDSMAPVHKNWNTNEAKTLFKLVTNGSALEWGCTIPEFSAMGAPGGGQFFFEPVYAGCDHSGGTTVLNAKAQVCDRKGYTGDTACADCGHIISAGSDIYPPANAGHTGTLQPLYYYGTNNSATTDASHGGRRYNARSGDCRHRAYEGDYRCTACGGTVKGETGDFRHSGPFELRDVRMATCIEKGYSGNQYCTVCNRIAQKGVPTPSLHEIAGNYSLINKKDPGCTTVGYSGDFKCTGDCGQIFRYGHVINKLSHDWDSGTPATQGKSEGILYTCQRAGCGMTRFVGNPTATRYAVTIIKGVASVAGIHITEKIAQDTVVTVAADEPENGKVFDKWIVLEGNVTLTDVTSATTTFTMPGNDVKIEATYKDVPPAHTHGYGTDWKSDDTNHWYECQCGDKAGFAAHSFVWKIDREATKTETGIRHEECTVCGNKRSENTIIDKLTDTDNTGNTGSGSTDNSGSTDNSGNTDNTGNTGKPSKDDADKYPQAGDRNNLIGWMGALFVSGGVLTMLGVKGKKNKKPEAE, from the coding sequence ATGAAAAAAACAAAAATGCGAAGTCGAATTATCAGCATTTTGCTGGTGCTTATAATGCTATTGACAATGGTTCCGGGTATGTCGGTTCCCGTCCATGCCTTTTGGGACGACTACGACGACGGTTTCGATTGTCCTAACTGCGACCACTACCATTTTGGCAGTGATTATATGTGTGACTGCCTGTTCTGCACCATTGATTGCAACTACGAGTGCTGGGTTGAAACTCATTGTAACGACTGCGGTGTGTGCTTTGGAGATACGCCCTACTGGTGCGAGGAGTGCTACAAGTGCGCGGAGTGCATGGAGGAAAAGCACTGCTCCACCTGCGCCAAGTGCTACATCGGCGAGGATGATCAGCTGTGCGGCAACTGCTATAAGGGCCCTTGCTGCTCCATAACCATCTGCGACACCTGCGGCTTCTGCGATGACTGCGCAAACGATGACAGCGACCCGATGCACTGCTCGCTGTGCGACAGCTGCTTCGGCGCGGTGGACGAGTGCGTGGACGACGATGATACCGGCGTCATCCACTGCGTTGATTGCCACACGGCCTGTGAGCAGTGCGAGGAATGCCTGCTGGCCAAGGAGAGTTGCGAGGACTGCGGTCTGTGCAAGGAGTGCTGCGAGATCAACTCCGAGGACGGCGGCTGTCCGGATGGTGAGACCTGCGTGGAAAGCGCCGAGTGGGATGATCACATCTGCCCGGGCTGCGACGGCTGGGTCACGGATAAGGAGGACGAGGACGAGTTCTGCCAAACCTGCGAGCTGTGCAAGGAGTGCTGCGAGGGCAACTCCGACTGCTCCGAGGGGATGTGCGCAATGGATACGGACTACGCGGATCACTTCTGCGAGGACTGCGGCCTGTGCTTCCATGACAGCGATCCCTGCGAGGACGGCTGCGATCAGCGCTGCAAGGACTGCTGCCTCGATGCCGTGAAAGCGATGGGCTGCGATCATGACGACTGGTGCTTCAGCGACTCTGATTTTGGAAATCATCTGCATGCAGAGCATTCCGGCGCCGGACATACGCACTTAGCTTCCGCCACCTGGGCGGCCGATGGAACGCAGCATTGGCATCCTTGCCGATATTGCAACGGTGAAAAGCTTGCTGCTGCCAACCATGAATATGACGCCAAGGGCGTGTGCAAGGTCTGCGGCTACATCAGCGGCAGCTCCATCGTCATAACCCGTCAGCCAAAGAACGTAAAGTGTAAGACCTCTATCTACGACGATTATAACGAAGAGCCGGAAAACGGCCTGCTGTTCTATGAAAATAACCAGGTCACCTTTTCCGTCGCGGCGAGAAGCCTGAAGGGCGACGAGCTGACCTATCAGTGGTATCGGAAGGATAATGAGAATCCCACGGCTGCGCCCTACAAGCTGCCGGATGATTGGTATTACAAGGGTGTGACGACCTCCACACTGAAGATGCCGGTTTCCACCCAGGCCTGCCAGGAGGACTACTCCTACTACTGCGTCATCGGCAGAAAGGGCGACGCTTCGGACACCCTGAAAACGGCGGAGGCAAAGCTGACTGCCACCCATGCCTACAGCTATAAGCAGGCGGGTGTGCGTGTGCCCACGGACGACAGCGAGAGAACGCCGCGATACTATGTTTGGCATGTAAACCCGGACGGGAGCAGAACAGAAGCTGCCGTAGGCAATGACCCGAAATGCGATGGACACAAGCTTCCGTGCCTGTTTGAAGCAGGCTCTTACGAAGCGCATTATATGACCACCGGCTCCAAGGAGCGCATCTTCCCGCATACCTTTGTGCTTGACAGAAGCTATGACGCAGTAGGCGGCGGCAGAGTCGATGTGCTCAGATGTTCCGTCTGCGACTATATCGTTCCTGTGAAGAGCCATGTCCATGAGTACGGCTGGAACTGGGATTACACCGGCTTTACCAGTATCTATGAATATACCTTCAACATCGGCGGCTCGACCAAGACGGTGGAGCAGCTCATCCTTGAGTCCGGCTATGCCCACCCCGAAAAGTGCAAGGTTCCCGGCTGCGAGGAGTTCATCATGGTTCCCCATAGCTGGGGCCGCTGGAATGTGGTTTTGTGTCCTGACACCACAGGCAGCAAAGGCGGCATGGAGGCTGAATGCAGCGTCTGCGAATACAAAGAGACGGAAAAAATTGACGGCGATTGGACAAAGGACACCGCCATTGTGACGGTGAAAAACGGCCGGGCAACCCGTATGATCGTCAAGCCCGGCGACAAGATCCGCCTTTATCCCGAGGAGAGAACCGGCCAGAAAGCCATCGGCTGGAAGGTGGAGTATCTCCGCGAATACAACGTGTCCGACAGCATGGCACCGGTTCATAAAAATTGGAATACCAACGAGGCGAAGACTCTGTTCAAGCTGGTAACCAACGGCTCTGCCCTTGAGTGGGGCTGCACGATTCCGGAGTTCAGCGCCATGGGCGCACCCGGCGGCGGCCAATTCTTCTTCGAGCCGGTCTATGCAGGCTGTGACCACAGCGGTGGCACCACGGTGCTCAATGCGAAGGCGCAGGTCTGCGACCGCAAGGGCTACACCGGCGACACCGCCTGTGCGGACTGCGGCCATATCATCAGTGCCGGTTCGGATATATACCCCCCTGCAAACGCCGGCCATACCGGCACGCTGCAGCCACTGTATTACTATGGCACAAATAATTCTGCAACCACTGACGCAAGCCATGGTGGCAGACGATATAACGCCAGATCGGGCGACTGCAGGCACCGCGCCTATGAGGGCGATTATCGCTGCACAGCTTGTGGCGGCACCGTAAAAGGCGAGACCGGAGATTTCAGACATAGTGGACCATTTGAGTTGCGGGATGTAAGAATGGCAACCTGTATTGAAAAGGGCTATTCCGGTAATCAATACTGCACAGTGTGCAACAGAATCGCACAGAAGGGCGTCCCTACACCATCCCTCCATGAAATTGCCGGTAACTACAGTTTGATAAATAAGAAAGACCCCGGATGTACCACAGTAGGTTATAGCGGTGACTTTAAATGCACAGGTGACTGCGGACAGATTTTCCGCTACGGTCATGTCATCAACAAACTCAGCCACGACTGGGATAGCGGCACCCCTGCAACACAGGGTAAGAGTGAAGGAATTCTCTACACCTGCCAGCGTGCCGGTTGCGGCATGACAAGGTTCGTAGGGAATCCTACTGCGACCAGGTACGCTGTCACGATCATCAAGGGCGTGGCTTCCGTTGCAGGCATCCATATTACCGAGAAGATTGCACAGGATACTGTTGTGACCGTTGCGGCGGATGAACCGGAGAACGGCAAGGTCTTTGACAAGTGGATTGTGTTGGAAGGTAATGTTACCCTGACAGACGTTACCAGTGCTACCACCACTTTCACCATGCCGGGTAATGATGTTAAGATTGAGGCTACCTATAAGGATGTGCCTCCGGCTCATACCCATGGCTACGGCACAGATTGGAAAAGTGATGACACCAATCATTGGTATGAGTGCCAGTGCGGAGACAAGGCTGGCTTTGCAGCTCACTCATTCGTTTGGAAAATCGACAGAGAAGCTACCAAGACAGAAACCGGAATTAGGCACGAAGAATGTACCGTTTGCGGCAATAAACGCAGCGAAAACACCATCATAGATAAGCTTACTGACACCGACAATACCGGCAACACCGGAAGCGGCAGTACCGACAATAGCGGCAGTACCGACAATAGCGGCAATACCGACAATACCGGCAACACCGGTAAGCCTTCAAAGGATGATGCTGACAAATATCCTCAGGCCGGTGACAGAAACAACCTCATCGGTTGGATGGGTGCTCTGTTTGTCAGCGGCGGCGTTCTGACCATGTTGGGTGTAAAAGGCAAAAAGAATAAGAAACCCGAGGCAGAATAA
- a CDS encoding TPM domain-containing protein, which translates to MIKKIWKFLIVLVLCICFTVPAFANDTSGFAGDKDRVVDDADLLSDSEETALREKLEEIRVRQKMDIVIVTVKTLNGATLVDYADDTYDYNGYGYGNNRDGLLLLINMENRDWYISTTGYGITAFTDAGIQYIGDKIKEHLSDGDYEAAFNTFAELCDDFITKARTGNPYDTGNMPKEPMKPGWILFAVIIGFLLSFITVGAMKRKLKTVRFQPAANSYMKAGSMNITERRDMFLYTTVTSTAKPKDNGSDGGSSTHSSSSGTTHGGGGGSF; encoded by the coding sequence ATGATAAAGAAAATATGGAAGTTTTTGATTGTTCTTGTGCTCTGTATATGTTTTACAGTTCCTGCCTTTGCCAATGATACTTCAGGGTTTGCAGGTGACAAGGACCGGGTAGTAGATGATGCTGATTTATTGTCCGACAGTGAGGAGACGGCACTACGGGAAAAACTTGAAGAGATCCGCGTGCGTCAAAAGATGGATATCGTCATCGTGACCGTGAAAACGCTGAACGGAGCTACGCTCGTCGACTATGCCGATGATACCTACGATTATAACGGTTACGGTTACGGCAACAACAGGGATGGTTTGCTTCTGCTCATCAACATGGAGAATCGTGACTGGTACATATCAACTACCGGCTACGGCATCACAGCATTCACCGATGCGGGAATTCAATATATCGGTGATAAGATAAAAGAACATCTGTCGGATGGCGATTATGAGGCCGCTTTTAATACTTTTGCTGAGCTTTGCGACGACTTTATTACAAAAGCAAGAACCGGAAACCCATACGATACCGGTAATATGCCTAAAGAACCTATGAAACCGGGCTGGATACTGTTTGCGGTTATAATTGGATTTTTACTGTCTTTCATTACAGTAGGTGCTATGAAGCGCAAACTCAAAACAGTTCGTTTTCAACCGGCAGCGAACAGTTACATGAAAGCCGGCAGTATGAACATCACCGAGAGGCGCGATATGTTCCTGTATACCACAGTCACAAGTACTGCGAAACCAAAAGACAACGGTTCAGACGGAGGAAGCAGCACGCATAGCTCTTCTTCCGGAACAACCCATGGCGGAGGTGGAGGCAGCTTCTAA
- a CDS encoding SPFH domain-containing protein, whose amino-acid sequence MGLIKAGIGALGGTLADQWKEFFYCESMPKEVLVTKGQKRISGRSSNTKGNDNIISNGSGIAVADGQCMIIVEQGKVVEVCAEPGEFTYDTSTEPSIFSGNLGESILASFKTIGKRFTYGGDTGKDQRVYYFNTKELIDNKFGTPNPIPFRVVDSKIGLDVDVSVRCSGVYSYKIVDPLLFYTNVCGNVEQEYTRDELESQLKTEFISALQPAFGKLSDLELRPNQIVSHNTELEDAMNVALSAKWGELRGLKIVSIALGSVTLPDEDADMIKQAQRVAIMRDPAMAGATLVGAQADAMKTAAGNSAGAMTGFMGMGMAMNAGGMNAQNLFAMGQQQAQQQAQQQQAQQQQAPAPGTWKCTCGTMATGKFCPECGSQKPADESGWTCSCGAVNKGKFCQNCGAKKPEGAPLYRCDKCGWEPEDPTNPPKFCPECGDIFDDNDRK is encoded by the coding sequence ATGGGACTTATTAAAGCTGGTATCGGTGCGTTGGGAGGTACTCTTGCTGATCAATGGAAGGAATTCTTTTACTGCGAGTCCATGCCTAAGGAGGTACTTGTTACCAAGGGGCAAAAGCGGATCAGCGGACGATCTTCCAATACGAAAGGAAATGACAATATTATTTCCAATGGTTCTGGTATTGCCGTAGCTGATGGGCAGTGCATGATTATTGTTGAACAGGGTAAGGTCGTGGAGGTCTGTGCTGAACCCGGCGAATTTACATATGATACTTCCACTGAACCCTCTATCTTTTCCGGCAATCTAGGTGAGAGTATTTTGGCAAGCTTCAAGACTATCGGAAAGCGTTTCACTTATGGTGGTGACACAGGCAAGGATCAGCGTGTGTACTATTTTAATACAAAGGAGCTGATTGACAACAAGTTCGGCACGCCAAACCCTATCCCTTTCCGTGTGGTTGATTCTAAAATCGGTTTGGATGTGGATGTTTCGGTGCGATGCTCCGGTGTGTATTCCTATAAAATTGTCGATCCATTGCTGTTTTACACTAATGTGTGCGGTAATGTGGAGCAGGAGTATACCCGTGATGAGCTGGAAAGCCAGCTGAAAACAGAATTTATCAGCGCTTTGCAGCCGGCTTTCGGTAAGCTGTCCGACCTGGAGCTGCGCCCAAATCAGATTGTCAGCCATAACACCGAACTGGAGGACGCCATGAATGTGGCACTTTCCGCTAAGTGGGGTGAGCTGCGTGGCTTGAAAATCGTAAGCATTGCACTTGGTTCGGTTACTCTTCCGGATGAGGATGCAGATATGATCAAGCAGGCTCAGCGCGTGGCTATTATGCGTGACCCTGCTATGGCTGGGGCAACCCTTGTAGGCGCCCAGGCAGATGCCATGAAGACTGCGGCAGGCAACTCTGCCGGTGCCATGACAGGTTTTATGGGAATGGGCATGGCGATGAATGCAGGAGGCATGAACGCTCAAAACCTGTTTGCTATGGGCCAACAGCAGGCACAACAGCAGGCACAACAGCAGCAAGCACAACAGCAGCAAGCACCTGCACCAGGCACTTGGAAATGTACCTGCGGTACCATGGCTACCGGAAAATTCTGTCCGGAGTGCGGTTCTCAGAAGCCGGCAGACGAAAGCGGATGGACTTGTTCGTGCGGCGCGGTAAATAAGGGTAAGTTTTGCCAGAACTGCGGTGCAAAAAAACCTGAAGGTGCACCGCTCTACCGCTGTGATAAATGCGGCTGGGAGCCGGAGGATCCGACCAATCCACCTAAGTTCTGCCCTGAATGCGGCGATATATTTGATGATAATGATAGAAAATAA
- a CDS encoding dockerin type I domain-containing protein, protein MKTSKRNQWLSFLLALIMIVGLLPLSVLTARAESGGEETGTTQGIAQASATGYPALTNLVEGTEILHGYGYFFYKNGKVDRRSIAIDPEDCRLNSGLRESYRSDTNLQRVVLYDNGILKYWTRIENDFLDLSGLEGRSLTLVLFDDLDLSALYAPGVDLKMILTNGAYVTFRHSTRYKNKTAYCPQNGVTGAVIDLAQSEGSLNGCGNFELLGNGKLGIFTKDAPKKTSPDYAIVAKNTSVLEDTALSVTCGNSYRDVNTLIQTITFTIDTTKSVNLNITNPKFNAAPWGCHMNNFKILNAEELNVSANLGVDGLRFFGSNNESDPVKMFKYYKSIGKIGSEWNISGNTKNTGRYDLILNHGNDKPRIRFNLNLKEVKNGDIVRDLEAGLGYEMSAEILYMPEWMQKLKDAGRIEFHFFGRLCNPGVQVGYEDAYLYDFYVDRIGTHSIEFYWVCKSATDPDDDTFRYTNLLKDYELTDAGTLYYERLYFDVKMDNKVGGKRYIYNVKLLQAGGEFTEETSANHKISMHSETLAECYHIPWDGIPSEWEYSSIDDAYVMDFYLRARHGYEFSGSSVLSSQGIKLNVQNTKVTNKELIKGSSNRQLSISLVAKRRLTDVRGTLKNFRLGTDTFFTELVSNEPKKYTYKNTVVYDPAYGSYGVEAGQLGDDDMCYVYFDVEPGFGYYLPENASVKVILPAGYRANGIFDSAETYSTVYKGDWYDYSPITQKYRTSRLLEPNSEGKEYGTNILIQEPKAGDRPAVFAGYAKPTSLPSNMKVLSMQWLGPDYKPMGTYDKFEVGKDYTLDLRIGFEGGEELGHVYPKNNRDFKVNGKYVNSWMDNMDFTDGHIWHVYCSYEVFDPNASGSVSGTVKSYNSTTDPVTVQLFKSGSSSASYNTTVKGNSVSYTISGITPGTYTMKVSKKNHVTREYTVSVTTGTKTQNAEIWLHGDVNGDGVVNIKDCSRLLKHVNKTQLLTNTYALKCANTNGDSAVNIKDCSRLLKHVNKTQPLW, encoded by the coding sequence ATGAAAACAAGTAAACGAAATCAATGGCTCAGCTTTTTACTCGCATTGATAATGATCGTGGGTTTACTGCCGCTTTCCGTGTTGACAGCCAGAGCTGAAAGCGGCGGTGAGGAGACCGGTACCACCCAGGGGATAGCACAAGCCTCTGCTACAGGGTATCCGGCACTGACCAATTTGGTCGAGGGAACGGAGATACTCCACGGTTACGGCTATTTTTTCTATAAAAACGGCAAGGTAGACCGTCGTTCGATTGCTATAGACCCGGAAGATTGCAGGCTTAACTCGGGATTACGCGAAAGTTATAGGAGCGATACAAATCTTCAGCGGGTCGTGTTATACGATAACGGTATTCTTAAGTATTGGACGCGTATCGAGAATGATTTTCTGGATCTTTCGGGGCTTGAGGGTCGGTCTCTGACACTGGTTCTGTTCGACGATCTGGATCTATCCGCCCTGTATGCCCCCGGCGTTGATCTGAAGATGATTCTGACCAATGGCGCCTATGTCACCTTCCGCCATAGCACCCGGTATAAGAATAAGACTGCCTACTGTCCTCAAAATGGTGTGACCGGCGCGGTCATCGATCTGGCACAGTCGGAGGGAAGCCTGAACGGCTGTGGCAACTTTGAGCTGCTTGGAAACGGAAAGCTTGGTATCTTCACGAAGGATGCCCCTAAGAAAACCAGCCCCGACTATGCCATCGTGGCGAAAAATACATCGGTTCTGGAGGATACTGCGCTGAGTGTTACCTGTGGCAACAGCTACAGAGATGTGAATACCCTGATCCAGACAATCACATTCACCATCGACACCACCAAGAGTGTTAACCTTAATATCACAAACCCCAAGTTTAACGCCGCACCGTGGGGCTGCCATATGAATAACTTCAAGATCCTCAACGCGGAGGAGCTGAACGTCTCCGCAAATCTGGGAGTCGACGGATTGAGATTTTTCGGCAGCAACAACGAATCCGACCCGGTGAAGATGTTTAAGTATTACAAGAGCATCGGCAAGATCGGCAGCGAATGGAATATATCCGGAAACACCAAAAACACAGGCCGCTATGATCTGATTCTGAATCATGGCAACGATAAACCGCGGATACGTTTCAATCTCAACCTCAAAGAGGTGAAGAACGGCGATATCGTAAGGGATCTGGAGGCGGGTCTGGGCTATGAGATGTCTGCGGAGATTCTGTATATGCCCGAGTGGATGCAAAAGCTGAAGGACGCGGGAAGGATCGAATTCCATTTCTTCGGCCGCCTGTGCAATCCGGGTGTGCAAGTGGGCTATGAAGACGCCTATTTGTATGACTTTTATGTGGACCGCATCGGAACACACAGTATAGAGTTCTACTGGGTCTGCAAGTCGGCGACCGATCCGGACGACGATACTTTCAGATATACGAATCTGCTGAAGGATTATGAACTCACAGATGCGGGAACCCTTTATTATGAGCGTCTCTACTTTGATGTGAAGATGGACAATAAGGTCGGCGGTAAACGCTACATATATAACGTAAAGCTTCTGCAGGCGGGGGGCGAATTTACCGAAGAAACCAGCGCCAACCACAAGATTTCCATGCATTCGGAGACATTGGCAGAATGCTATCACATTCCGTGGGATGGTATCCCCTCCGAGTGGGAGTATAGTTCCATAGATGATGCGTATGTTATGGACTTTTATTTAAGAGCACGGCACGGATACGAATTCAGCGGGTCGTCTGTGCTGTCATCCCAAGGAATTAAGCTGAATGTGCAGAATACAAAGGTTACAAACAAAGAACTCATCAAGGGCAGCTCTAACCGACAGCTATCTATCAGCCTTGTGGCAAAGCGAAGGCTGACCGATGTGCGCGGCACGCTCAAAAACTTCCGTCTCGGCACCGACACCTTTTTTACGGAGCTCGTATCGAATGAGCCGAAAAAGTATACTTACAAGAATACGGTGGTATACGATCCCGCCTACGGCTCTTACGGTGTAGAGGCCGGTCAATTGGGCGATGACGATATGTGTTATGTCTACTTCGATGTTGAGCCCGGTTTTGGCTATTATCTCCCCGAAAACGCTTCGGTAAAGGTGATCCTGCCCGCAGGCTACAGAGCCAACGGGATATTCGACTCTGCGGAAACATACAGCACGGTCTATAAGGGCGATTGGTACGACTATTCCCCGATAACCCAGAAATACCGGACCTCCCGACTGTTGGAGCCGAACAGCGAGGGAAAGGAATACGGGACCAATATCCTTATACAGGAGCCTAAGGCGGGGGACCGCCCCGCTGTTTTTGCCGGCTATGCTAAACCGACAAGCCTGCCGTCTAATATGAAGGTGCTGTCGATGCAATGGCTGGGACCCGATTACAAACCAATGGGGACATATGACAAATTTGAGGTCGGAAAAGATTATACCCTTGATCTTCGGATTGGATTTGAGGGCGGCGAAGAATTGGGTCATGTATACCCGAAAAATAATAGAGATTTCAAGGTGAACGGAAAGTATGTAAACTCATGGATGGATAATATGGACTTTACAGACGGGCATATCTGGCACGTGTATTGCTCCTATGAGGTGTTTGACCCTAACGCCAGCGGCTCTGTCAGCGGCACGGTGAAGAGTTATAATTCCACCACGGACCCAGTGACGGTGCAGTTGTTTAAGAGTGGCTCTTCTTCGGCGTCATATAACACCACCGTAAAGGGAAATTCCGTCTCCTATACCATTTCCGGCATCACTCCCGGCACCTACACTATGAAGGTGTCGAAGAAAAACCATGTCACCCGGGAGTATACGGTGAGTGTGACCACCGGCACGAAGACCCAAAACGCGGAGATTTGGCTACATGGAGATGTAAACGGGGACGGCGTCGTCAATATCAAGGATTGCTCCCGGTTGCTCAAGCATGTGAACAAGACCCAGTTGCTGACCAATACCTATGCGCTGAAATGTGCGAACACAAACGGGGATTCTGCTGTCAACATCAAGGACTGTTCCCGGTTGCTCAAGCATGTGAACAAAACACAGCCGCTTTGGTAA